The proteins below come from a single Rhodanobacter sp. LX-99 genomic window:
- a CDS encoding RHS repeat-associated core domain-containing protein — protein sequence MPMKKISSWLTLASLWLCAAVTYAGTVTYVYTDPQGTPLAEADASGNITARFEYTPYGVSVPSMGAAPNGVGYTGHVSDPETGLVYMQARYYDAEVGRFLSVDPVGPSSGDGFGFNRYAYVNNNPYTFIDPDGRQKTVAWLVRLTADGMQGVARLTREQAIRARRAEQNIVGDRRQISSGVERAAHGSDGQLKHVGHELKDGSKGLPHYQTEGKTGHSFWGKVSVVAASFAGALNQAAEAAEYIPDIAPRPATQDDIARTNNIINVLNDALGMGVPNYPNPPQSTELPLPPPPEESKPDPDRAQ from the coding sequence ATGCCTATGAAAAAGATTTCATCATGGTTGACGCTGGCGAGCTTGTGGCTGTGTGCAGCGGTGACTTATGCCGGCACGGTGACCTACGTGTACACCGACCCGCAGGGGACGCCGCTGGCGGAGGCCGATGCCAGCGGCAACATCACGGCACGGTTTGAGTACACGCCGTATGGGGTGTCGGTGCCGAGTATGGGCGCGGCCCCCAATGGGGTGGGGTATACCGGACATGTGAGCGACCCGGAGACCGGGCTCGTGTACATGCAGGCGCGGTACTACGATGCGGAGGTGGGGCGGTTTTTGAGTGTGGATCCGGTGGGGCCGAGTTCGGGGGATGGGTTTGGATTTAATCGGTATGCATACGTCAACAATAATCCGTATACATTCATCGATCCAGATGGGCGTCAGAAAACGGTTGCTTGGCTTGTTCGACTGACAGCGGATGGCATGCAGGGAGTCGCTCGCCTTACTCGGGAACAGGCTATTAGAGCTCGAAGAGCCGAGCAAAATATTGTTGGTGACCGCCGTCAGATTAGCAGTGGAGTTGAGCGTGCTGCTCATGGAAGCGACGGCCAGCTCAAACACGTGGGTCATGAATTGAAGGATGGCTCAAAGGGACTGCCTCACTATCAGACTGAAGGCAAGACGGGGCATTCATTCTGGGGAAAAGTGAGCGTTGTAGCGGCAAGTTTTGCTGGCGCACTTAACCAGGCGGCGGAAGCAGCAGAGTACATACCAGATATTGCGCCTAGGCCTGCAACACAGGATGACATTGCAAGAACAAACAACATCATTAACGTGCTCAATGATGCTCTTGGGATGGGTGTACCTAATTATCCGAATCCACCCCAATCGACGGAGCTACCGCTTCCACCGCCACCGGAAGAATCTAAGCCTGATCCGGATAGAGCGCAGTAG
- a CDS encoding efflux RND transporter permease subunit has product MPFLAERERGLSALEAIREAALVRFRPITMTTLVAMGAALPLAIGFGIGSEMRQPLGIAIVGGLLVSQLLTLLSTPAIYLWNYDRKIRKAARKECKAEKKRRKALGGAQAAT; this is encoded by the coding sequence TTGCCCTTCCTCGCCGAACGCGAACGCGGGCTGTCCGCACTCGAGGCGATCCGCGAAGCCGCCCTGGTGCGCTTCCGCCCGATCACCATGACCACCCTCGTCGCGATGGGCGCGGCACTGCCGCTGGCGATCGGTTTCGGCATCGGCTCGGAAATGCGCCAGCCGCTGGGCATCGCCATCGTCGGCGGTCTGCTGGTGTCGCAGCTGCTGACCCTGCTCAGCACCCCGGCGATCTACCTGTGGAATTACGACCGCAAGATTCGCAAGGCGGCGCGCAAAGAGTGCAAAGCGGAGAAGAAGCGGCGCAAGGCGCTGGGTGGGGCGCAGGCGGCGACATGA
- a CDS encoding pitrilysin family protein → MRLRPAALLAPLVLLTALASPLLAAVELTIPPIPYHQRTLPNGLQVLSVEDHASPNVAVQVWYHVGSKDDPQGRSGFAHLFEHLMFKSTKHMHAEQFDRLTEDVGGANNASTGDDVTNYFEVVPSNHLQTLLWAEAERLSNLNVDEANFKSERAVVEEEYRQSVLANPYGKLFNAIDPKSYTVHPYKRPTIGSIEDLEAATLPDVVAFHQTFYRPDNATLIVAGDFDPKQLDAWVDQYFGWIAKPATPIPQVTAQEPKRKKNLRYTVTSETAPLPAVAITWLLPPASDTADSIPLKVAAALLSQGDSSRLYQSLVYRHQVAQQAGADADGRVGPGLFTAYAILASGHQPAEAEKLLHEEIIWLATQPIPAAELDKVKTQLLTGELKQRQTAQGLAFALGQAALIDGNPEHVNTDLAALQKVTEQDVHRVLQKYVTGARSVTIDYLPQAAKGATK, encoded by the coding sequence ATGCGTCTGCGTCCGGCTGCCTTGCTCGCCCCGCTCGTCCTGCTGACCGCGCTGGCCTCGCCGCTGCTGGCCGCGGTCGAGCTAACCATCCCGCCAATCCCATACCACCAGCGCACCCTGCCGAACGGCTTGCAGGTCTTGAGCGTGGAGGATCATGCCAGCCCGAACGTGGCGGTGCAGGTGTGGTACCACGTCGGCTCGAAGGACGACCCGCAGGGGCGCTCCGGCTTCGCGCATCTGTTCGAGCACCTGATGTTCAAGAGCACGAAGCACATGCACGCCGAGCAGTTCGACCGGCTGACCGAGGACGTCGGCGGCGCCAACAACGCGTCCACCGGCGACGACGTCACCAACTACTTCGAGGTAGTGCCGAGCAACCACCTGCAGACCCTGCTGTGGGCCGAGGCCGAGCGGCTGTCCAACCTCAACGTGGACGAGGCGAACTTCAAGTCCGAGCGCGCGGTGGTGGAGGAGGAATACCGGCAGAGCGTGCTGGCCAATCCGTACGGCAAGCTGTTCAACGCGATCGACCCGAAGTCGTACACCGTGCATCCGTACAAGCGTCCGACGATCGGCAGCATCGAGGACCTGGAAGCGGCGACGCTGCCGGACGTGGTCGCGTTCCACCAGACCTTCTACCGGCCGGACAACGCCACCCTGATCGTCGCCGGCGACTTCGATCCGAAGCAGCTCGACGCCTGGGTCGACCAGTATTTCGGCTGGATCGCGAAGCCGGCCACGCCGATCCCGCAGGTCACCGCGCAGGAACCGAAGCGCAAGAAGAACCTGCGCTACACCGTTACCAGCGAGACCGCGCCGCTGCCCGCGGTGGCGATCACCTGGCTGCTGCCGCCGGCGTCCGACACGGCCGACAGCATCCCGCTCAAGGTCGCCGCCGCGCTGCTGTCGCAGGGCGATTCCTCGCGGCTGTACCAGTCGCTGGTGTATCGCCACCAGGTTGCCCAGCAGGCCGGCGCCGATGCCGACGGCCGGGTCGGCCCGGGCCTGTTCACCGCCTACGCGATCCTCGCCAGCGGCCACCAGCCGGCCGAGGCGGAGAAGCTGCTGCACGAGGAGATCATCTGGCTGGCGACCCAGCCGATTCCCGCCGCCGAGCTGGACAAGGTGAAGACCCAGCTGCTGACCGGCGAACTGAAGCAGCGCCAGACCGCGCAGGGCCTGGCCTTCGCGCTGGGCCAGGCGGCGCTGATCGACGGCAATCCGGAACACGTCAACACCGACCTGGCCGCGCTGCAGAAAGTCACCGAACAGGACGTGCACCGCGTGCTGCAGAAATACGTGACCGGCGCGCGCAGCGTCACCATCGACTACCTGCCGCAGGCCGCCAAGGGAGCGACGAAATGA